CCAGAATCTTCCGTTTAGGCCTGTTGCTGGCCGACTTGATTGCCGCCGCGGGTGCGGCCTTTTTCGCGATCGGATCGACGACTGGCAAACGAACCGTGAATACGCTGCCGCGATCGTCCCCTTCGCTGAGCGCCGTGACTGTGCCGCCATGCATGTCGACCAGTCGGCGCACGAGCGTGAGGCCAATGCCCAAACCACCCTGCGCGCGTTCGAGAGTGCGGTCAACCTGCGTGAACATGTCAAAGACTTTGGGGAGCATGGCGGCAGGAATGCCCAGGCCGTTGTCGGTGACGGTGACGACAACCTCATCGCCGCGACGCTCGGCGTGCAATTGAATCTTGCCGCCGCGGGTGGTGTACTTGGCTGCATTGTTCAGCAGGTTCGAAAACACCTGAGCTAGGCGCACCAGGTCGGCGTCGAGCAAGATTGGTTCACTTGGCATTTCGACCGTCAGGTTGTGACCGCAGGATTCAATTAACGGGCGACTTGTTTCGACCGCGCTGCTGATGACTGTGGCCAGTTCAACGCGATCTTTCCGCAATTCCAGCTTGTTGCGTGTAATACGGCTGACGTCGAGTAAGTCATCGACCAGCCGCACCATCTGGCCGAGTTGCCGTTCCATCATCGTCCGCGTTTGAATGACGGTGCTATCGGCCGAACCGGCAATTTTCAGCACCTGCAGGCCGTTGCTGATGGGTGCGAGTGGATTGCGCAGTTCGTGAGCCAAGGTAGCGAGAAACTCATCCTTGCGACGATCGGCCTCAGACAAGTCAGCAGCCAGCTGTCGCAGTTCGTCGGCCATCTTACGCTGCTCGGTCACATCGGTATTGGTGCCGAACCAATGCAACACTCGACCCGTTTCATCGCGAATCGGTACAGCCCGAGAAAGAAACCAGCGGTATTCGCCCTCCTTGCTCCGCAGTGGAAACGTATCCTCCCACTGCTCGCCCTCAGCGACCGCCTGCTTGTATTTGGCAACAACGCGGTCCAGATGATCGGGATGATGGACCTGCTGCCAACCCCAGCCCTGCATCTCTGCGGGCGTGGTGCCGGTGTAGTCGTACCAGCGCTGGTTGTACCAGAACAACGCGCCGTCCGAGTCGGCCATCCACGCTAGCTGAGAGATGTTATCGGCCAGCGTGCGGAAGTGCTCTTCGCTTTGCTTGAGCGCTGCCATGGCCGTTGTGAGGTCAGCCATTCGCCGTTGCACACGATCTTCCAGATCGTCGTTGATCCGCTTCAATTCAGCTTCGGCCTGCTTGCGGAATGTGATGTCGTGCATGGCGACCACCGCGCCAAGCAACTCGCCGCGATCATCGTGAAACGCTCTACCACTCGCGGCCAGAGTGCGGGGCGCTCCTTGCTTGGGAGCAATCACCATTTCGACGTCGACCAGGTTCTCGCCCCGCAATGCGCGAAACAGGGGAACCTGATCCATCGCCATTCGCGACGCTCCATCCGCCTGGAATAAGTCGTAGTGGTCGGCCCATTGCTCGGCCGGAATTTGCGTGAGTGGCAAACCATGAAACTCACGCGTGGCTCTGTTGAACAGAGTGAGAACTCCCTGCTGATCGCAGGCCACAATCCCGACCTGAATACTTTCGAGCAATGCCTGCTGAAACCGATTGGTAGTAGCCAGTTCTTTGGTCCGCATCTCGACTCTGCGTTCCAGTTCTGCGTGAGCGCGAATTAGCTCGTTCTCTTGTTCCTTGCGCTCGGTGATATCGCGGAATACCAGCACTGCGCCTGCAATGCCGCCGCGGGGATCGCGAATTGGTGCTGCGCTATCATCGATTGGCCGCTCGGTGCCATCCTTGGCAATGAGCACAGTATGATTCGCCAGCCCCACGATGACTCCCTCACGCAGGGCGCGCAGCGCCGGGTTGTCGACCGGTTGGCGAGTCGACTCGTTGACGATGTTGAACACCGTTTCGAGCTGAACCCCCCGGGCTTCCTCGTTGGTCCAGGCGGTTAATTGTTCGGCCACCGAGTTGAGAAACGTCACTTTGCTGTTGATATCGGTGGCGATTACCGCATCTCCAATACTCGCCAGCGTCGTGTGCAGCAGCTCGCGTTCGGCTGCCAGTTCGGTCATGGCTTGCGATAATTCGAGTGTCCGTTTCTCGACCCGCTGTTCCAACTCAGCATTGGTCAGTTGAAGTTCGTTCTCGGCCTTGGTACGGGCGGCAATCTCTCGTTCCAGTTCCTCTGGCGCGCGCATCGCTAAGACGCGCGGCACCACTTGCACGAGTGCCACCACAGTTCCCCACGAGACCACGGCCGTCACAAACTTCAGCACGCCGGCGAAGCGATAGATGGGCCACCAGAAAATGGCTGCATCGACGAGATGGGTCGCCCCACACAACAAAATGAACGCGCCGAACAAGACGAAGATGCGGCGAAAGGGAAGATCCTTCCGTTGCACAATAAAGTAGATCAGCACCAGGGGAATGGCGAAATAAGCAGACCAAATTCCCAGGTCCGAAAGGATATGCAGCCAGCCCAGCCAGGGAGACTCCGACCAGCCAGGCCCGCAGCTCCAACGGGCTGGGAATCCCGCGGAGTCGAAGAGCCGAAACAAAAAGGACATGATCGCCCCTGTTTACTTGAAAATACGTTGGACTGCGGACTCACATGAGTACGGCGGGGCAGGCTACCGCGACCCGGAATAACAGGTGTGTGTTTCCAGAATACACAAATCTGCCTTGAACCGGGGAGGGATGAACCTTGGCCAACTCAAGTTGTCTTTGATTTAAAATCGGCCGGCCACTACAAACACGACATTCGGGCGAGAAAGACCAGATGTTTCGACCACCTCGTGCCAAAATCTGTTGCATTGCCAGTGTGCAAGAGGCGGCCCTTGCCGTGCGCTGCGGTGCCTCAGCAGTGGGACTCGTCTCGCAAATGCCCAGCGGTCCGGGGCCGATTGAGGAAACGTTGATTGCGCAGATTGCCGCCACGATTCCCCCGGCAATTGGCTCCTTCCTGCTCACCAGTCAGCAAAGCGTCGAGCAGATTGTTATCCAGCAGCGCCGGTGTGGAGTGAATACGCTGCAAATCGTCGATCGACTGGAAGTGGGCGACTATCACGACCTGCGGACTGCGTTGCCCGGTATCTCGCTGGTGCAAGTGATTCACGTCACGGGGGAAGAATCACTCGTAGAGGCTTGCCAGATTGCCGAGCGCGGTGTCGATGCTCTGCTGCTCGATTCCGGAAACCAAAGCCTGGCGATCAAAGAACTCGGTGGTACGGGCCGGACCCACGATTGGTCCATCAGCGCGCGAATTGTAGCCGCCGTGCAGATTCCTGTCTTTCTCGCCGGGGGCTTGAATGAGCACAACGTCGCAGCTGCGATCCACGCGGTTCGTCCCTTTGGCATCGACGTATGCTCCGGCGTACGGACGTTGGGGAAATTGGACGAAGTCAAACTGCGAGCCTTCGTTGCCGCAATCGCAGGCAGCAGTCCTTCTACAGGCAGAGATGCAGATAGAACATAGAATCTCTGCGGACTATATTCAGCAACGATCTTCTGACGACGCTCACCCAAGGCTTTGCAATGAAGCACTACATCCTGCTGCTGGCTGCCGGTCTCTGCTTCCTGCAATCTGCCACCGCTGCGGAGCCCACCGGACCGGCTACG
Above is a window of Anatilimnocola aggregata DNA encoding:
- a CDS encoding PAS domain-containing hybrid sensor histidine kinase/response regulator encodes the protein MSFLFRLFDSAGFPARWSCGPGWSESPWLGWLHILSDLGIWSAYFAIPLVLIYFIVQRKDLPFRRIFVLFGAFILLCGATHLVDAAIFWWPIYRFAGVLKFVTAVVSWGTVVALVQVVPRVLAMRAPEELEREIAARTKAENELQLTNAELEQRVEKRTLELSQAMTELAAERELLHTTLASIGDAVIATDINSKVTFLNSVAEQLTAWTNEEARGVQLETVFNIVNESTRQPVDNPALRALREGVIVGLANHTVLIAKDGTERPIDDSAAPIRDPRGGIAGAVLVFRDITERKEQENELIRAHAELERRVEMRTKELATTNRFQQALLESIQVGIVACDQQGVLTLFNRATREFHGLPLTQIPAEQWADHYDLFQADGASRMAMDQVPLFRALRGENLVDVEMVIAPKQGAPRTLAASGRAFHDDRGELLGAVVAMHDITFRKQAEAELKRINDDLEDRVQRRMADLTTAMAALKQSEEHFRTLADNISQLAWMADSDGALFWYNQRWYDYTGTTPAEMQGWGWQQVHHPDHLDRVVAKYKQAVAEGEQWEDTFPLRSKEGEYRWFLSRAVPIRDETGRVLHWFGTNTDVTEQRKMADELRQLAADLSEADRRKDEFLATLAHELRNPLAPISNGLQVLKIAGSADSTVIQTRTMMERQLGQMVRLVDDLLDVSRITRNKLELRKDRVELATVISSAVETSRPLIESCGHNLTVEMPSEPILLDADLVRLAQVFSNLLNNAAKYTTRGGKIQLHAERRGDEVVVTVTDNGLGIPAAMLPKVFDMFTQVDRTLERAQGGLGIGLTLVRRLVDMHGGTVTALSEGDDRGSVFTVRLPVVDPIAKKAAPAAAIKSASNRPKRKILVADDNVDSATSLSLMLKYMGNEMRMAHDGLQAVAAAEEFRPEVILLDIGMPNLNGYEACRRIREQEWGKKIYLVALTGWGQDEDRQRSKEAGFNYHLVKPVDPGMLEKLLNSLVVNS
- a CDS encoding phosphoribosylanthranilate isomerase; the protein is MFRPPRAKICCIASVQEAALAVRCGASAVGLVSQMPSGPGPIEETLIAQIAATIPPAIGSFLLTSQQSVEQIVIQQRRCGVNTLQIVDRLEVGDYHDLRTALPGISLVQVIHVTGEESLVEACQIAERGVDALLLDSGNQSLAIKELGGTGRTHDWSISARIVAAVQIPVFLAGGLNEHNVAAAIHAVRPFGIDVCSGVRTLGKLDEVKLRAFVAAIAGSSPSTGRDADRT